One Nitrospirota bacterium genomic region harbors:
- the rplE gene encoding 50S ribosomal protein L5, which yields MPKPSGPRVPPRLKDTYQGQVVPALMKEFGYKNPMQVPRLTRIVLNVGMGEAIQNVKLLESAATELGVITGQKPIVTRAKKAIAGFKLRQGMPIGAKVTLRSDRMYEFLDRLVSLALPRIRDFRGVSPKAFDGRGNYTLGLKEQLIFPEIKYDHVASIHGMDITFVTTARTNDEGKALLRLLGMPFRA from the coding sequence GTGCCCAAGCCGAGCGGTCCGAGGGTTCCGCCGCGGCTCAAGGATACCTACCAGGGCCAGGTGGTGCCGGCGCTGATGAAGGAGTTCGGGTACAAGAACCCGATGCAGGTGCCGCGGCTGACGCGGATCGTCCTGAACGTCGGGATGGGCGAGGCGATCCAGAACGTCAAGCTGTTGGAAAGCGCCGCCACCGAGCTCGGCGTCATTACCGGGCAGAAGCCGATCGTGACCAGGGCCAAGAAGGCCATTGCTGGATTCAAGCTCCGGCAGGGGATGCCGATCGGAGCGAAGGTCACGCTCCGCAGCGACCGGATGTACGAGTTCCTGGACCGGCTGGTCAGCCTTGCGCTTCCGCGGATCCGCGACTTCCGGGGAGTCTCCCCGAAGGCCTTCGACGGGCGCGGGAACTACACGCTCGGCCTCAAGGAGCAGTTGATCTTTCCGGAGATCAAGTACGACCATGTGGCGTCGATCCACGGCATGGACATCACGTTCGTGACGACCGCCAGGACCAACGATGAGGGAAAAGCCCTCCTGCGTCTGCTCGGCATGCCGTTCCGAGCCTGA
- the rplX gene encoding 50S ribosomal protein L24, with product MNQVTANTKLKKGDTVMVIAGRERGKTGKILSIDLAGGKVTVEKLNVIKRHTKPSQKNRQGGILEREAPIAISNVMYFSANLQKPVRLGIKVLENGQRVRVSRKDQQVID from the coding sequence ATGAACCAGGTGACGGCGAATACGAAGCTCAAAAAAGGCGACACCGTGATGGTGATCGCCGGGCGGGAACGCGGCAAGACCGGCAAGATCCTCTCCATCGATCTGGCCGGCGGGAAAGTGACGGTCGAAAAGCTGAACGTGATCAAGCGGCACACCAAGCCGAGCCAGAAAAACCGGCAGGGCGGGATCCTCGAGCGGGAGGCGCCGATCGCGATCTCGAACGTCATGTATTTCAGCGCGAACCTGCAGAAGCCGGTGCGGCTGGGGATCAAGGTCCTGGAGAACGGGCAGCGGGTGCGCGTCTCCCGGAAGGATCAGCAGGTCATCGATTAA
- the rplN gene encoding 50S ribosomal protein L14: protein MIQNYTYMDVADNSGAKQVMCFHVLGGSKRRYGSLGDVVVVAVKEAIPQATVKKGDVSRAVIVRTTKGVRREDGSYIKFDRNACVLINKEGEPIGTRIFGPVARELRWKKFMKIISLAPEVL, encoded by the coding sequence ATGATTCAGAATTATACCTACATGGATGTCGCCGACAACTCCGGCGCCAAACAGGTCATGTGTTTCCATGTCCTGGGCGGCTCGAAACGGCGGTACGGCTCGCTCGGCGACGTCGTCGTCGTGGCCGTGAAAGAGGCCATTCCGCAGGCCACCGTCAAGAAGGGCGACGTGAGCCGGGCCGTCATCGTGCGGACCACCAAGGGAGTCCGGCGGGAAGACGGGTCCTACATCAAGTTCGACCGGAACGCCTGCGTGCTCATCAACAAAGAGGGCGAGCCGATCGGGACGCGTATCTTCGGGCCGGTGGCCAGGGAGTTGCGCTGGAAGAAATTCATGAAGATCATCTCGTTGGCCCCGGAAGTCCTGTAG
- the rpsQ gene encoding 30S ribosomal protein S17, with protein sequence MQERGQQRRAWVGRVVSNKMNKTVVVAVERFVPHPVYRKIIRRVTKLKAHDEQNHCQVGDQVKLIETRPISKEKHWRVVEILGRGRAD encoded by the coding sequence ATGCAGGAGCGAGGGCAACAGCGGCGGGCGTGGGTCGGGCGGGTCGTCAGCAACAAAATGAACAAGACCGTCGTGGTCGCGGTGGAGCGGTTCGTGCCGCACCCGGTGTACCGCAAGATCATCAGGCGCGTCACCAAGCTGAAGGCTCACGACGAGCAGAACCATTGTCAGGTCGGCGACCAGGTGAAGCTGATCGAGACGCGCCCCATCAGCAAGGAGAAGCACTGGCGAGTCGTCGAGATCCTGGGGCGCGGTCGGGCTGACTGA
- the rpmC gene encoding 50S ribosomal protein L29, whose protein sequence is MDLKELRGMEVAELAEKEKQLTQEIFNLRFQLATGRIENPMKIRQTRRDLARVKTIMRQKTGAGQAAGRSKG, encoded by the coding sequence ATGGATCTGAAGGAGCTCAGGGGCATGGAGGTGGCCGAGCTGGCTGAGAAGGAAAAGCAGCTCACGCAGGAGATCTTCAACCTGCGCTTTCAACTGGCGACCGGCCGGATCGAGAATCCGATGAAGATCCGGCAGACCCGCCGGGATCTGGCTCGGGTGAAAACGATCATGCGACAGAAGACCGGCGCCGGACAAGCAGCCGGTCGGAGCAAGGGATAA
- the rplP gene encoding 50S ribosomal protein L16, which produces MLAPKKVKFRKMQKGRMRGKAYRGGQLTLGEFGLKALEPGWITSRQIEAARIAITRYVKRGGQVWTRIFPDKPITKKPAETRMGKGKGNPEYWVAVVKPGRILYEMDGVTRAVAEEAFRLATYKLPIATRIVDRSAI; this is translated from the coding sequence ATGCTGGCACCGAAAAAAGTCAAGTTCCGGAAGATGCAGAAGGGACGGATGCGCGGGAAGGCCTACCGCGGCGGCCAGCTCACGCTGGGTGAGTTCGGGCTCAAGGCTCTGGAGCCGGGCTGGATCACGAGCCGTCAGATCGAAGCCGCCCGGATCGCGATCACGCGGTATGTCAAGCGGGGTGGCCAGGTCTGGACGCGCATTTTTCCGGACAAGCCCATCACCAAGAAGCCGGCGGAAACCCGAATGGGCAAGGGGAAGGGCAATCCGGAATACTGGGTGGCCGTGGTCAAACCGGGACGGATCCTTTACGAGATGGACGGCGTGACCCGCGCGGTGGCGGAGGAGGCCTTCAGGTTGGCCACCTACAAGCTGCCGATCGCGACGAGAATCGTGGACCGCAGCGCCATTTAG
- the rpsC gene encoding 30S ribosomal protein S3, which yields MGQKTHPLGYRLGYTRTWNSRWYAGKDFAKLLHEDIKIRKTVKAKLYHAGVSRVEIERSGDQTRVIIHTARPGIIIGRKGAEVDKLKAALEKQYGNQVYITVKEIKKPELDAQLVSENIAMQLEKRVAFRRAMKRSVAAALRLGAQGIRVNCAGRLGGAEIARTEWYREGRVPLHTLRANIDFGFAEAHTTMGQIGVKTWLYKGEAPPVQPERPETALDRR from the coding sequence ATGGGACAGAAGACGCATCCGCTGGGGTATCGGCTGGGCTATACCCGCACGTGGAACTCACGGTGGTACGCAGGCAAGGATTTCGCCAAGCTGCTCCACGAGGATATCAAGATCCGCAAGACGGTGAAGGCGAAGCTGTACCACGCCGGGGTGTCCCGGGTGGAGATCGAGCGGTCCGGCGATCAGACCAGGGTCATCATCCACACGGCGCGGCCCGGGATCATCATCGGGAGAAAGGGCGCGGAGGTGGACAAGCTCAAGGCGGCCCTGGAGAAGCAGTACGGCAACCAGGTCTACATCACCGTGAAGGAGATCAAGAAGCCCGAGCTGGACGCCCAGTTGGTGAGCGAGAACATTGCGATGCAGCTTGAGAAACGGGTGGCGTTCCGTCGGGCCATGAAGCGGAGCGTGGCGGCCGCGCTCAGGCTGGGCGCGCAGGGCATCCGGGTGAACTGCGCGGGACGGCTGGGGGGCGCGGAGATCGCGAGGACCGAATGGTATCGCGAAGGGCGGGTGCCCCTGCACACGTTGCGCGCCAACATCGACTTCGGCTTCGCGGAAGCCCACACGACGATGGGGCAAATCGGGGTCAAGACCTGGCTCTACAAGGGAGAGGCGCCTCCCGTGCAGCCGGAGAGGCCGGAGACGGCGCTCGACCGTCGGTGA
- the rplV gene encoding 50S ribosomal protein L22: MAEAKAVLRFVRVAPRKARAVVDLIRGQQVSRALSLLRYTPRAAAKVVEKVLRSAVANAEQKELGEADSMWVARAFVDCGPTYKRFHARAMGRAASIHKRTSHITIVVAAPEAGARK, encoded by the coding sequence ATGGCTGAAGCGAAGGCAGTCTTGAGGTTCGTGCGGGTCGCCCCGCGCAAGGCCCGTGCGGTCGTGGACTTGATTCGGGGGCAACAGGTGTCGCGCGCGTTGAGCCTGCTCCGATACACGCCCCGCGCGGCGGCCAAGGTGGTCGAGAAGGTGCTGCGGTCCGCGGTGGCCAACGCGGAGCAAAAGGAGCTGGGTGAGGCGGACTCGATGTGGGTGGCGCGGGCCTTCGTGGATTGCGGCCCGACGTACAAACGGTTCCATGCCAGGGCCATGGGGCGCGCGGCCTCCATCCACAAGCGTACCAGCCACATCACGATCGTCGTCGCGGCGCCCGAGGCCGGGGCAAGGAAATAG
- the rpsS gene encoding 30S ribosomal protein S19: MPRSVSKGPFVDAHLLKKVEQMNETRDRKIIKTWSRRSTVVPDMIGHTFAVHNGKKFIPVFVTENMVGHKLGEFAPTRIFKSHGAVKTEKAVPLK; the protein is encoded by the coding sequence ATGCCCAGATCCGTCAGCAAAGGTCCCTTCGTCGATGCGCATCTGCTCAAGAAAGTCGAGCAGATGAACGAAACTCGGGATCGCAAGATCATCAAGACCTGGTCGCGACGCTCCACCGTCGTGCCGGACATGATCGGACATACGTTTGCGGTCCACAACGGGAAAAAGTTCATTCCGGTGTTCGTCACGGAAAATATGGTCGGGCACAAGCTCGGGGAGTTCGCGCCGACCCGGATCTTCAAGAGCCATGGGGCCGTGAAGACCGAGAAGGCGGTGCCGCTGAAGTAA
- the rplB gene encoding 50S ribosomal protein L2 — MGLKQYRPTSPGRRAMNVVTGEDLTKKRPEKRLTKFHLRSGGRNGDGRMTIRFRGGGHKRLYRLVDFKRDKVGVPARVAAIEYDPNRSARIALLHYADGEKRYILAPFGLAVKDTVMSGSGAEVRAGNALPLVNMPLGTTIHNIELKPGKGGQLIRSAGGFAQVMGREGDYVQIRLKSGEMRRILGACMATVGQVGNLDHENESVGKAGRSRWRGWRSHVRGAAMNPVDHPHGGGEGKSGQGNPHPVSPWGLPTKGYKTRQNKATDKYIITRRKKGVR; from the coding sequence ATGGGACTGAAGCAGTATCGGCCGACTTCGCCAGGGCGGCGGGCCATGAACGTCGTGACCGGCGAGGATCTGACCAAGAAGAGGCCGGAAAAACGCCTGACGAAGTTCCACCTCCGCTCCGGAGGGCGGAACGGCGACGGCCGGATGACCATCCGGTTCCGCGGAGGCGGACACAAGCGGCTCTATCGGCTGGTGGATTTCAAGCGGGACAAGGTGGGGGTGCCCGCTCGGGTCGCCGCCATTGAATATGATCCGAACCGCTCGGCCCGCATCGCCCTGTTGCATTACGCGGACGGGGAGAAGCGGTACATCCTGGCCCCGTTCGGGCTGGCCGTGAAGGACACGGTCATGTCCGGCTCCGGCGCCGAGGTGAGGGCGGGCAACGCCCTCCCGCTGGTGAACATGCCGCTGGGGACGACGATCCACAACATCGAGCTCAAGCCCGGCAAGGGCGGGCAGTTGATCCGCAGCGCCGGCGGGTTTGCCCAGGTGATGGGACGCGAGGGAGATTATGTGCAGATCCGTCTGAAGTCCGGCGAGATGCGGCGCATCCTGGGTGCCTGCATGGCCACGGTGGGGCAAGTCGGGAACCTGGATCACGAGAACGAGTCGGTCGGCAAGGCGGGGCGATCGCGCTGGCGCGGGTGGCGTTCGCACGTGCGCGGGGCTGCGATGAACCCGGTGGACCATCCGCACGGCGGAGGCGAGGGCAAGTCCGGACAGGGCAATCCCCATCCCGTGTCTCCCTGGGGGTTGCCGACCAAGGGCTATAAGACCCGCCAGAACAAGGCGACCGACAAGTACATCATCACGCGGCGCAAGAAGGGCGTGCGGTAG
- the rplW gene encoding 50S ribosomal protein L23 encodes MKREPYEILLQPLLTEKITALRESANKVGFLVRKDANRVEIKRAVESALNVKVARVNVLNVMGKTKRLGRFVGKRPDWKKAIVTLKKGEKLELYESV; translated from the coding sequence ATGAAGCGGGAGCCTTACGAGATCCTTCTCCAGCCGCTCCTGACCGAAAAGATCACGGCGCTGCGCGAAAGCGCCAACAAGGTCGGGTTTCTGGTCCGGAAGGATGCGAACCGGGTCGAGATCAAGCGCGCCGTGGAGTCGGCGCTGAACGTCAAGGTCGCGCGCGTGAACGTCCTGAACGTGATGGGGAAGACCAAGCGGCTCGGGCGGTTCGTCGGCAAGCGGCCGGACTGGAAGAAAGCCATCGTGACCCTGAAGAAGGGCGAGAAGCTGGAGCTGTACGAGAGCGTCTAA
- the rplD gene encoding 50S ribosomal protein L4, with product MPTVEVLDLHRQKVGSVQLRDELFGVAPKRPLVHAAVVMQRACERQGTASTLRRGEVSGSGKKPWKQKHTGRARAGSVRSPVWRHGGTVFGPKPRSYAYGMPKKQYRGALSSALSAKLAGGGILVVSDLAIPEPKTRLLAKALAQLGLTGKTLIVAGTGRMELERAARNLADVKLVAPDRLSVYDVLRYETLLIPERELARLQEVWA from the coding sequence GTGCCAACTGTTGAAGTGCTGGATCTCCATAGGCAGAAAGTCGGTTCGGTCCAATTGCGCGACGAGTTGTTCGGCGTGGCCCCCAAGCGACCTCTCGTGCACGCCGCCGTGGTGATGCAGCGGGCCTGCGAGCGGCAGGGCACGGCTTCGACGCTCCGGCGCGGCGAGGTCAGCGGGTCCGGCAAGAAACCCTGGAAGCAGAAGCACACGGGCCGGGCCAGGGCCGGCTCGGTCCGATCGCCGGTCTGGCGGCACGGGGGCACGGTGTTCGGTCCGAAACCGCGCAGCTACGCCTACGGCATGCCGAAGAAACAGTACCGGGGCGCCCTGTCCAGCGCCCTGTCCGCCAAGCTGGCCGGGGGCGGGATCCTGGTGGTGTCCGACCTGGCGATTCCTGAACCCAAGACCAGGCTGCTGGCCAAGGCGCTGGCGCAGTTGGGGCTCACCGGCAAGACGCTGATCGTCGCCGGAACGGGTCGCATGGAACTGGAGCGGGCCGCCCGGAACCTCGCGGATGTCAAGTTGGTGGCGCCGGACCGCCTGAGCGTCTATGACGTGCTTCGGTATGAGACGCTCCTCATTCCCGAGCGGGAGCTGGCGCGTCTTCAGGAGGTCTGGGCATGA
- the rplC gene encoding 50S ribosomal protein L3 — MTNGLLGKKLGMTQVYDDAGRLIPVTVIEAGPCRVSQVRTKERDGYEAVQLAFQEVQERKLPKAEVGHLKANQIPPSRHLHEFKKTGDLQVGQVLKADVFKKGDWVDVEGISKGKGFQGVVKRHHYAGGPESHGSMFHRAPGSIGSSSFPSRVWKNKTLPGHMGAERVTVQRLKVVEARPDENLLFVSGAVPGANGGVLVVRKSKKG; from the coding sequence ATGACGAACGGACTGTTGGGTAAGAAACTGGGCATGACCCAGGTCTACGACGATGCGGGGCGGCTGATCCCGGTCACGGTGATCGAGGCGGGACCCTGCCGGGTGTCGCAGGTCAGGACCAAGGAACGCGACGGATACGAGGCGGTGCAGCTGGCGTTCCAGGAAGTCCAGGAGCGGAAACTTCCCAAGGCGGAGGTCGGGCACCTCAAGGCCAATCAGATTCCGCCGAGCCGGCACCTGCACGAATTCAAGAAGACCGGCGACCTCCAGGTCGGGCAAGTGCTCAAGGCCGACGTGTTCAAGAAGGGCGACTGGGTGGACGTGGAGGGAATCTCGAAGGGCAAGGGCTTCCAGGGCGTCGTCAAGCGCCACCACTATGCGGGCGGGCCCGAGTCGCACGGCTCCATGTTTCACCGCGCGCCCGGCTCGATCGGCAGCAGCTCCTTCCCCTCGCGAGTCTGGAAGAACAAGACGCTGCCAGGCCACATGGGGGCCGAACGGGTGACCGTGCAGCGGCTCAAGGTCGTCGAGGCCAGGCCTGATGAGAACCTGCTGTTCGTGAGCGGGGCCGTACCGGGCGCCAACGGCGGGGTGCTCGTCGTGCGAAAATCCAAGAAGGGATGA
- the rpsJ gene encoding 30S ribosomal protein S10 produces the protein MVKVDQRIRIRLKGFDYRVLDQSVAEIVETVRRSGAKIAGPIPLPTKIEKFTVQRSTHVDKKSREQFEIRTHKRLLDIMEPTPETMDALMKLNLAAGVDVEIKL, from the coding sequence GTGGTCAAGGTCGATCAGCGCATCCGGATCAGGTTGAAGGGCTTCGACTACCGCGTCCTGGATCAGTCGGTGGCCGAGATCGTCGAGACCGTCAGGCGGAGCGGGGCGAAAATTGCGGGCCCGATTCCGCTGCCGACGAAGATCGAGAAATTCACGGTCCAGCGGTCCACCCACGTGGACAAGAAGTCCCGCGAGCAGTTCGAGATCAGGACCCACAAGCGGCTGCTGGACATCATGGAGCCCACGCCGGAGACCATGGATGCGCTGATGAAGCTGAACCTGGCGGCTGGCGTGGACGTGGAAATCAAGCTCTGA
- the tuf gene encoding elongation factor Tu — protein MAKAKFERRKPHVNIGTIGHVDHGKTTLTSALTKICSDRGMAKFISYDEVAKASESQGRRDPTKILTIAISHVEYETEKRHYAHVDCPGHADYVKNMITGAAQMDGAILVVSAADGPMPQTREHILLARQVGVPYIVVFLNKADKVDDKELLDLVELEVRELLTKYEFPGDKIPIITGSATKAMEGDQSPIGVPAILKLLDAIDSYIPTPQRAIDKPFLMPIEDVFTISGRGTVVTGRCERGTVKVGDEVEIVGLRPTQSTVVTGVEMFRKVLDEGQAGDNIGVLLRGTKKEEVERGMVLAKPKSITPHTKFKAEVYVLTKEEGGRHTPFFNGYRPQFYFRTTDVTGVVALNPGVEMVMPGDNVTIAAELISPIAMDQGLRFAIREGGKTVGSGVVTEILA, from the coding sequence ATGGCGAAGGCGAAATTTGAGCGGCGCAAGCCCCACGTGAACATTGGGACGATCGGGCACGTGGACCACGGGAAGACGACGCTCACCTCGGCGCTGACGAAGATTTGCAGTGACCGGGGGATGGCGAAGTTCATCAGCTACGACGAGGTGGCGAAGGCGAGCGAATCGCAGGGGCGGCGGGACCCGACGAAGATCCTGACGATCGCGATTTCGCACGTGGAGTACGAGACGGAGAAGCGGCACTACGCGCACGTGGACTGTCCGGGGCATGCGGACTACGTGAAGAACATGATCACGGGGGCGGCGCAGATGGACGGGGCGATCCTGGTGGTGAGCGCGGCGGACGGGCCGATGCCGCAGACGCGGGAGCACATTCTGCTGGCGCGGCAGGTGGGGGTGCCGTACATCGTGGTGTTCCTGAACAAGGCGGACAAGGTGGACGACAAGGAGCTCTTGGACCTGGTGGAGCTGGAGGTGCGGGAGCTGCTGACGAAGTACGAGTTTCCGGGGGACAAGATTCCGATCATCACGGGGTCGGCGACGAAGGCGATGGAGGGGGATCAGAGCCCGATCGGGGTGCCGGCGATTCTGAAGCTGTTGGACGCGATCGACAGCTACATTCCGACGCCGCAGCGGGCGATTGACAAGCCGTTTTTGATGCCGATCGAGGACGTCTTCACGATCAGCGGGCGGGGCACGGTGGTGACGGGGCGGTGCGAGCGGGGCACGGTGAAGGTGGGCGACGAGGTGGAGATCGTGGGGCTGCGGCCGACGCAGAGCACGGTGGTGACGGGCGTGGAGATGTTCCGCAAGGTGTTGGACGAGGGGCAGGCGGGGGACAACATCGGGGTGCTGCTGCGGGGCACGAAGAAGGAAGAGGTGGAGCGGGGGATGGTGCTGGCGAAGCCGAAGAGCATCACGCCGCACACGAAGTTCAAGGCCGAGGTGTACGTGCTGACGAAGGAGGAGGGGGGGCGGCACACGCCGTTCTTCAACGGGTACCGGCCGCAGTTTTACTTCCGGACGACGGACGTGACGGGGGTGGTGGCGTTGAATCCGGGGGTGGAGATGGTGATGCCGGGGGACAACGTGACGATTGCGGCGGAGTTGATTTCGCCGATCGCGATGGACCAGGGGCTGCGGTTTGCGATCCGCGAGGGGGGCAAGACCGTCGGCTCCGGCGTCGTCACCGAAATTCTGGCGTAG
- the fusA gene encoding elongation factor G, whose protein sequence is MARAVPLERTRNIGIMAHIDAGKTTTTERILFYTGVSHRMGEVHDGAATMDWMEQERERGITITAAATTCFWRDCRINIIDTPGHVDFTIEVERSLRVLDGAVAVFDSVQGVEPQSETVWRQADKYRVPRIAFMNKMDRIGADFYTSVQSMVDRLGATPVPIQLPIGREAEYRGAVDLIRMKAYLYDDESLGAKYKVEEVPASMAELVREYREKMIEAAAEHDEQALEKYLNGEALSEEEIVRALRAGTIEMKITPVLCGAAFKNKGVQQLLDGVVDFLPSPLDIPPVVGVDPATSREAKRMASDDEPFAALAFKIMTDPFAGQLTFFRVYSGTLKTGAYVYNITKGTKERIGRLLKMHANKREEIDIVYAGDIAAAVGLRGASTGDTLCDEKRPILLEVMKFPEPVISMAIEPKTKPDQEKLGFSLQKLAQEDPSFRVHTDEETGQTIISGMGELHLEIIVDRLLREFKVEANVGKPEVAYRETIRGAAEAEAKYIKQTGGRGQYGHVILKVEPSEPGVGFEFVNEIVGGAIPKEYIPAIEKGVKERMEAGVLAGYPMRDVRVRVVDGSYHEVDSNEMAFKIAGSMGFQDACRKANPILLEPIMKVEVLTPKEFMGDVIGNLNGRRGKVHGIKVRAGSQAIDAAVPLSEMFGYATDLRSRTQGRATYSMEFDRYESVPKQIAEAIIAKNRGEA, encoded by the coding sequence TTGGCCAGGGCTGTACCACTCGAGCGTACCAGGAACATCGGCATCATGGCGCACATCGATGCCGGCAAAACGACCACGACGGAGCGCATCCTGTTCTACACCGGGGTGTCGCACCGCATGGGCGAGGTGCACGACGGCGCCGCGACGATGGACTGGATGGAGCAGGAGCGTGAGCGCGGCATCACGATCACCGCGGCCGCGACGACCTGCTTTTGGCGAGACTGCCGGATCAACATCATCGATACGCCGGGGCACGTGGACTTCACGATCGAGGTGGAGCGCTCGCTGCGGGTTCTGGACGGGGCGGTGGCGGTTTTCGATTCGGTCCAGGGGGTCGAGCCTCAGTCCGAGACGGTCTGGCGCCAGGCGGACAAGTACCGGGTGCCGCGGATCGCGTTTATGAACAAGATGGACCGGATCGGGGCGGACTTCTACACGAGCGTCCAGTCCATGGTGGACCGGCTGGGTGCGACTCCGGTGCCGATCCAGTTGCCGATCGGGCGCGAGGCCGAGTACCGGGGGGCGGTGGATCTGATCCGGATGAAGGCCTACCTCTATGACGACGAGTCGCTCGGCGCGAAATACAAGGTCGAGGAGGTGCCGGCCAGCATGGCCGAGCTAGTCAGGGAATATCGGGAAAAGATGATCGAGGCCGCGGCCGAGCACGACGAGCAGGCGTTGGAGAAGTACTTGAACGGCGAGGCGCTCAGCGAAGAGGAGATCGTGCGGGCGCTCAGGGCCGGGACGATCGAGATGAAGATCACGCCCGTCCTCTGTGGGGCGGCCTTCAAGAACAAGGGCGTCCAGCAGCTGCTCGACGGCGTCGTGGACTTCCTGCCCTCGCCGCTGGACATCCCGCCCGTCGTGGGCGTCGATCCGGCGACCAGCAGGGAAGCCAAGCGGATGGCCAGCGACGACGAGCCGTTTGCCGCGCTGGCTTTCAAGATCATGACCGATCCGTTCGCCGGGCAGCTCACCTTTTTCCGCGTCTACTCCGGCACCCTCAAGACCGGCGCCTACGTCTACAACATCACGAAGGGGACCAAGGAGCGGATCGGCCGGCTGCTGAAGATGCACGCGAACAAGCGCGAGGAGATCGACATCGTCTACGCCGGAGACATCGCGGCGGCGGTGGGGCTGCGGGGGGCGTCGACCGGGGACACGCTGTGCGATGAGAAGCGTCCGATCCTGCTCGAGGTGATGAAGTTTCCCGAACCGGTCATCTCGATGGCCATCGAGCCCAAGACCAAGCCGGACCAGGAAAAGCTGGGTTTCTCGCTCCAGAAGCTGGCTCAGGAGGACCCCTCGTTCCGCGTGCACACGGATGAAGAGACCGGGCAGACCATCATCTCGGGGATGGGGGAGCTGCACCTGGAGATCATCGTGGACCGGCTCCTGCGCGAGTTCAAGGTCGAAGCAAACGTCGGCAAGCCGGAAGTAGCGTACCGGGAGACGATCCGCGGGGCCGCTGAGGCGGAGGCCAAGTACATCAAGCAGACCGGAGGGCGCGGGCAGTACGGGCACGTGATCCTGAAGGTGGAGCCGTCCGAGCCGGGCGTCGGGTTCGAGTTCGTCAACGAGATCGTCGGCGGGGCCATCCCGAAGGAATACATCCCCGCCATCGAGAAGGGTGTCAAGGAGCGGATGGAGGCCGGAGTCCTGGCCGGCTATCCGATGCGCGACGTGCGGGTCCGGGTCGTCGACGGGTCCTATCACGAGGTTGACTCCAACGAAATGGCGTTCAAGATCGCGGGCTCGATGGGCTTCCAGGATGCCTGCCGCAAGGCCAATCCGATCCTGCTCGAGCCGATCATGAAAGTCGAGGTCCTGACGCCGAAGGAGTTCATGGGGGACGTCATCGGCAACCTGAACGGACGGCGGGGGAAGGTGCACGGGATCAAGGTCAGGGCCGGCTCCCAGGCGATCGACGCGGCCGTGCCGCTGAGCGAGATGTTCGGCTACGCGACCGACCTCCGTTCGCGGACGCAGGGCCGCGCGACCTACAGCATGGAGTTCGATCGCTACGAGTCGGTTCCGAAGCAGATCGCGGAAGCCATCATCGCGAAGAACCGAGGCGAGGCGTGA
- the rpsG gene encoding 30S ribosomal protein S7, whose product MPRRRIFGQREAAGDPRYRDKVLAKFMNILMRAGKKSTAERVCYGALDMIQKKTGNDPLKVFRSAIDNVKPVVEVKSRRVGGASYQVPVEIRPVRRQTLALRWIAEFAQARGGKSMSEKLAGELLDASNNTGASVKKKEDTHRMAEANKAFAHYRW is encoded by the coding sequence ATGCCACGACGACGCATTTTTGGACAGAGGGAAGCGGCGGGCGATCCGCGTTACCGGGACAAGGTGCTCGCGAAATTCATGAATATCCTGATGCGGGCCGGCAAGAAGAGCACGGCCGAGCGCGTGTGCTACGGCGCCCTCGACATGATCCAGAAAAAGACCGGCAACGACCCGCTCAAGGTGTTCCGTTCGGCGATCGACAACGTGAAGCCGGTCGTGGAGGTGAAGTCGCGCCGCGTCGGCGGTGCCTCCTATCAGGTGCCGGTGGAGATCAGGCCGGTCCGGCGGCAGACCCTGGCGCTTCGGTGGATCGCGGAATTCGCTCAGGCTCGGGGCGGCAAGAGCATGTCGGAAAAGCTCGCGGGCGAGCTGCTCGATGCGTCCAACAACACGGGCGCGTCGGTCAAGAAGAAGGAGGACACGCACCGGATGGCGGAGGCCAACAAGGCCTTTGCCCACTATCGCTGGTAG